The proteins below come from a single Oncorhynchus keta strain PuntledgeMale-10-30-2019 chromosome 1, Oket_V2, whole genome shotgun sequence genomic window:
- the LOC118387596 gene encoding protein FAM163A-like, giving the protein MTAGTVVITGGILATVILLVIIAVLCYCRLQYYCCKKNGSEGDTGSITQPHFACNACSAPGVDGAAVTPLFPEPTAPHASGPPRNYCPTCSPYESPFYIRTTDGMRNGGERITYMPTHYENPALGLDLPSLHGSLLSTGQHRSNPAPDFYTNTRAISTEV; this is encoded by the exons ATGACAGCTGGAACTGTTGTCATAACCGGAGGAATTCTCGCCACGGTGATTCTCTTGGTTATCATAGCAGTGCTCTGTTACTGTAGACtccag TATTACTGCTGTAAGAAGAATGGGTCAGAAGGGGACACCGGCTCCATCACGCAGCCCCATTTTGCCTGCAATGCGTGCAGTGCACCCGGGGTGGATGGGGCGGCCGTCACCCCCCTCTTCCCGGAGCCCACTGCCCCCCACGCCTCAGGGCCTCCCCGCAACTACTGTCCCACCTGCTCGCCCTACGAATCACCCTTCTACATCCGCACCACCGATGGGATGCGCAACGGTGGCGAGCGCATCACCTACATGCCCACTCACTATGAGAACCCAGCGCTGGGTCTCGACCTGCCCTCCCTGCACGGCTCCCTGCTGAGCACTGGCCAGCATCGCAGCAACCCAGCACCAGACTTCTATACCAACACTCGCGCTATAAGTACAGAGGTGTGA